In Halobacterium noricense, the genomic stretch GGCGAGGCGCTCCCGCTTCCCGTCGCGGTCCATCGCGTTCACCTCGTCGATGACGGGCGCGATGATGCCGGGTATCTCGTCGCCGTGCTCCCGGAACTCCGGATTCTCGCCCATCAGCGGCCCCATGATAGCGCCGACCTGAGCGTCGCTGTCGTGTTTGAGCGCGTTGTACAGCGCCGCCGTCTCGGCTTCGCGGCGCACGCGCTCGGTGAGCTCGTCGTCCATTACGTGGCCGTTCGCCCGAGGCCGGCAAATCCGTTGGGATTCGCGCCGACGCGGGTCCGCCTCCGCGAGGCACGTGGGCCGTCGCGGTGACGCGCTCCCGATGTGTTTATGCGTGGTTAGGTCGGCCTAAAACACGTGCAACAGCGCGACCGAACTGGACTCCCGGCACGCGGCGCCGCCGTCGAACGACGAGCCAGCGCCAGCGGGGACGACGCATGACTTCGTCCGACACCAGCGACGCGGCCGCGGAGTGGGACGTCGCCGTCGTCGGCGGCGGGCCGGCGGGCTGCTCAGCTGGCGTCTTCGCCGCCCGCGAGGGCCTCGACACGGTCGTCTTCGACTGCGGGCGCTCGTCGCTCCAGCAGTGCGCACACTTGGAGAACTACCTCGGGTTCCCCGCGGGCATCGACGTCGAGACGTTCTACGCGCTCGCCCACGACCACGCCGAAGAAGCGGGCTGTGAACTCGTCCCCGAATTCGTCGAATCGGTCGCGCACGCCGACGACGGCGGCTTCATTCTCGAGCCGCAGTCCGGCGAACCCGTGCGAGCGACTCGCGTCGTCGCTGCCACTCGCTACGACGCCGACTATCTCCAGCCGCTGGACGCGGACGGCGAGATGTACGAAACCCACGAGCACGGCGGCGAGGAACAGGAGTACTTCGACCGAACCTACGCCGACGACGACGGCCGAACGCCGATTGACGGCCTCTACGTCGCCTCACCAGTAGAGGAGTGGTCGACGCAGGCCATCGCGGCAGCGGGCTTCGGCGCGCTCGTCGGCCGCCACGTCGTCGGAGACGCGCGCCGCGAACAGGGGTATCCCGAGGGACTGGCCGAGCGCGTCGACTGGCTCCGACAGGAGCGCGCTCGCGACGAGGAGTGGGCCGACCCCGACCGCTGGCGCGAGTACTTCGACGAACACGTCCCGGAGGACCACGACCTCGCGGACGACGAACTAATCGAACTCCGTGAGGCGGAGGTCGACGACCGCCTCGGCAGGTACGTCGACGACGAAGAAATCGACCGCCGCCGGCAGGAAGCCCACGACCGAATCCTCGAACACCTCGACGACGACCGCATCCGCGCCTACCTCGACCGGGCGGACGACGACGCTCCGTAGCGGCGGCTGTTTGAAGAGTTAGCATACGCGCGGCGAAGCCGCGCGTTTCACTGCCGGAGCGGGGCGGAGCCCCGCGGAGGCAGGCCTTTTTAGCGTAGATTTTTTGCGCGAGAGGTTCCCGCAGCGAGCGGCCGGTGGCCGCGAGCGAGGAAACCCGAGCGCAAAAAAGGTACCTTAGTAGCCCCGTTCGACGAGGTAGTCCGCGACCTGTTCGAGGCGGTGGTGTGCCTCGTTGTCGGGGAGGACGTCGAGGTGGGCTTTGGCTTCGGCGACGAGGTCGTCCGCGCACTCGCGGGCGTACTCGATGCTGCCGACCTCGCGGAGCTGTTCGACGGCGTCCTCGATGTCGGCGTCGGTGACGTTCTCGGGGTCGTCGGCGTCCAGCAGGTCGTCGACGTCGACGCCGTGCTCGCTGGCGTGCAGCGTCACGACGGTCTTCTTGCCTTCGACGAGGTCCGAGCCGCGCTGTTTGCCGAGCTGCTCGGAGGGGACCGTGAGGTCGAGGACGTCGTCGTGGATCTGGAACGCCTGCCCGGCTTTGACGCCGTAGTCGTACAGCGCTTCGACGGTGTCGTCGTCGGCGCCCAGCAGGACCGCGGGAATCGACGCCGCCGCGGCGTACAGCACCGCGGTCTTCAACTCCACCATCTCCATGTACTCGTCGGGGAGGACGTCCGTGCGCGTCTCGAAGTCGACGTCGAGGGCCTGCCCCTCACAGATGTGGGTGCAGGTCTCCGCGAGCGTCTGCATCGCGCCCATGCCGCGCTCGGGCGGCGCGTCCGTCTGCAGCATGATTTCGAACGCCTTCGAGTAGAGCGTGTCGCCCGCGAGAATCGCGGTCTCGGTGTCGTACTCGCGGTGGACCGCCGGCACGCCGCGCCGGAGGTCGTCGTCGTCCATGATGTCGTCGTGGATGAGCGTGAACGACTGGATGACCTCGATGGAGACCGCCGCCGACATCACGTCCACCTCGCTGCCCGTCAGGTCGGGGAACTCCCGGTAGTCCGTGCTCCCGGGTTCGACGTCTGCCAGCGCCTCCGCGGTCAACAGCAGGACCGCGGGGCGAAGGCGTTTGCCGCCGGCTTCCAGGAGGTAGCGCGCCGCCTCGTAGAGGCGTTCGGGGCGCTGCGCCGGGAGGTCCTCGTCGATGGCGGCGTTGACCTTCTCGCGGCGCTCGCGGACCGCGCCGAGCACCGCTTGTTCGCGGGCGTTCTTGGACATCTACTCGACGAGCTGGATGGTGTTGCCGTTCGAGGTCACGTGGAGGTCGCGACCGACCTTGTACCCCTGACTCTCCGCGAGGCTGACGTACGGTGCGAAGCCCTTCATGTTCTGGTGGGCGGGGATGATGTGCTGGGGCTGGAGCGCCTGCATCATCTCGTAGTGGCCTTCCTCGCGGAGGTGGCCGGAGACGTGGATGTCGTCGTAGATGCGTGCGCCCTGCATGCGGAGGAGCTGTTCGGACTGATAGCGCTGGCCCTCGTTGGTCGGCTCCGGGATGACGCGCGCCGAGAAGATGACCTTGTCACCGTTCTCGATGTCGTACGGCGTCTCGCCGCGGCCCATGCGGGTGAGCATCGCCCGGGGCTCGCCCTGGTGGCCCGTGACGATGGGGAGGAAGTTCTCCTTGCCCTCGTTCATCACACGCTTGAACGCGCGGTCGACGCTCTTGCGGTGGCCGAACATCCCGAGGTCGTCCGGGAAGTTCACGCGGCCCATGCGCTCGGCGGTGCCCGAGTACTGCTCCATCGAGCGGCCGAGGAGAATCGGCTCGCGGCCGATGTCCTTGGCGAACTCGACGAGCGAGGATACGCGGGAGACGTGGCTGGAGAACGTCGTGGCGACGATGCCGCCGTCGTAGTCCTCCATGCTCTGTATCGCGTCCTTGAGGTGGCGTCGCGCCACGCTCTCGGAGGGCGTGCGGCCCTTCCGGCCGGCGTTCGTACAGTCCTCGATGTAACAGAGGACGCCCTCGCCCTCGCGCCCGATCTCGCGGAAGCGGTCCATGTCGATTGGGTCTTCCAGTACCGGGTCGTGGTCGATGCGCTTGTCGAGGCCGTAGACGACCGAGCCCTCCGGCGTGTGGAGAACGGGGTTGATGGCGTCGATGATGGAGTGTGTGACGTGGACGAATTCGAGTTCGCACTCCTCGCCGATCTGCATCGTCTCGCCGGACTCCATCTCCACGAGCTCGTTGTCGACGCCGAACTTCTGTTCGCCCTCGATCTGGCCTTTCACGAGTTCGAGCGTGAACGGCGACGCGACGATGGGCGCGTCGTAGCGGTGGGCGAGCTTGCTGATTGCGCCGATGTGGTCGAGGTGGCCGTGCGTCGGCACGATTGCCTGCACGTCGCCCTCGAGGTCGGACATGACGCGGTCGTCCGGGATGGCGCCCATGTCGATGAGGTCGAGGCTGTGCATCTTCTCGGTCTCGACGTTGTCGTGAATCAGGACCTGCGAGAGGTTGAGGCCCATGTCGAAAATGACAATGTCGTCACCGGCTCGGACGGCAGTCATCTGCCGACCGACTTCTTCGTATCCGCCGATTGTTGCGATTTCGATTTCCATGGTTTTGAAGCACTGAAACCCCCGGTGAGGGGGAGTCGTGTCTGAAACAGCCGCGCGCTGGCGGCGGCGGCCGCGGCGTCTTACAGCCATCGGCCGCCGCCGCGTCAACGCACGCGACGCTGCTCTTGGCAGCCCTACGTCCCGCGGTGTTAAAAACAGCGGGGATTGCCGCGGCGTCGAGCCGTCGGCCACAATCGCCTTGGGGACGGACGACGTGCTCGGTCGTATGCCGGACGCCACCTTCGAGATTTACGAGGACGACATCGGACAGTACCGCTGGCGACTCGTCCACACCAACGGCAACATCATCGCGGACTCCGGCGAGGGGTACGCCTCGAAACAGAAGGCCCGACAGGGGCTGAACAGCGTCAAGGAGAACGCGCCCGACGCCGACATCGAGGAAGTCGACGAGTAAGCGTCAGCCCTCGATGCGCGTCCCGGCGTCCTCGCCGGCGAGGAACGCCGAGAGGGCGTCGGGGCCGAACACGAACGCGGGCGCGCCGAGCGCCAGCAGCGCGCGGACTTTCGCGGCCATTCCGCCCGTGACGTCGGTCGTGTCGCTGCCGCCCAGTGCCGCCGCGACGTCCTCGTAGTCCGTGATTTCTCGGACTACGTCCCCGGACTCGTCGAGGACGCCGGGGACCGCCGAGCAGAGGCCGACGCGGTCGGCGTCCAGTTCGCCGGCGACGTGCGTGACGAGCTCGTCGCCGCTGACGATTGTCGCACCTTCCCCAACCTGTGTGAGCACGTCGCCGTGCAGCACCGGCACGAACCCCTCGTCGAGCATCGCCGCGAGCTGCCCGGTCGGGAACTGGAGGTTGCCGTCGGCGGTCCGGTAGCCGACCGAGAACGGGTGGACGGGGACTGCGGGGACGCCCGCGTCCGCGAGCGCGCTCACGACCGCCCTGTTCAGTTCCTCCATCGCGCTCGCGACGTCGCGTGCAGCCGTTGCGTCCTTCGAGCCCTCGGTGCTGGAGATGCCGTGTTCGGCCGCGTGCGGGTGGCCGAAGCTCCCACCGCCGTGCACCACCACGAGGTCGTCCACGGCAGCGTCGCCGAGTGCGCCCGCGAGGTCCGCGAGGCGGTCGATGGCGACGGTCTCGGGCTGGTCTTTCTCGGTGACGACGCTGCCACCGAGTTTCACGACGACCGTCATTCGACGCGCACGCCCTCCGTCGCGAGGTCAGCCTGGAACGACTGCTCGCACTCTGGAGCCAGCGACAACGCGGTTTCCACGCCGTCCTCCCGGTCGAGTGCGACGATGCAGCCGCCACCGCCCGCGCCGGTGAGCTTCGCACCGAGCGCGCCACCGTCCCGGGCCGCCCACACGAGGTTGTCCAGCGAGCGCGCGGAGACGCCCAGCGCCGAGAGCAGGCCGTGGTTGAAGTCCATCAGCCGGCCGAGCGTGTCGAGGTCGCCGTCCGCGAGCGCCTGCTCGCCCTCCCGCACGAGGTCGCCGATGGCTCCGACGGTGTCGGCCGCGAAGTCGTACTCGTCGCGGAGGTCGCGCACGCCCGCCACGAGTTCGCCGGTATCGTGGCTCGCACCGTCGTAGCCGACGACGAACGGCAGGTCGGGCGCGTCGATGGCCCGGCAGTCGTCGCCCTCCACGCGGACCGCGCCGCCCATCGCCGAACAGAACGTGTCCGCGCGCGAAGCCTGCCCGTCCTGGACCTCGTGCTCGACGCGGTACGCGCGCTCGGCGACCTCCTCGGGCGCGAGTTCGACGCCGAGCTCGCGCGTCGCGGCGTCGATGCCCGCGACGACGACCGCCGCGCTCGACCCCAGTCCCGCGCCGAGCGGAATCTCGCTCTCGATTTCCACGTCGAAGCCCGCGACCGGTTGGCCGGCAGCGTCCCGCGCTTGCTCTAGCGATTCCTCGACGTATCCCATCGCCGCCTCGATGAGCGGCGTCGGCACGTCCACGTCGGGCTGTTCGTCGCTCCCGGAGCCGTACTCCACCGTGAACCCGTCCAGCGAGAGGTCGTCCGCGGACACCCGCACGCGGTCGTCGTCGCGGGCCGTCACGGTCACGCGCGCCCGTCGCTCGATAGCGCAGGGCACCGCGGGCTCGCCGTAGACGACGGCGTGCTCGCCGAAGAGGTAGACCTTCCCCGGCGCGCTCGAAGTCGTAGTCATACCTCCCAGTCGGGGCCACGCCGTTACAGAAGTTCCGGAACGCCCCGCCGCAGGCTTTTGCGTGCGGCCCCCGAACGAGCGGCTATGCGCCCCGTCATCGACCACGTGCCGTTCGCCGCCAGCGACCTCGACGCCCTCGTCGAGCGATTCGAAGCCGCCGGCTTCGACCCCACGTACGGTGGCGCGCACCCCGACGCAGGCACGGAGATGGCGGCGCTCGTGCTGCCGGACGGCTCCTACCTCGAACTCGTCGCGCCCACGCGCGACCAGCCCGACCGCTGGCCCGCGTACTTCGACGCCGCCGACCCCGTCGCCGGCCCCTGCGACTGGTGCGTGGAGACTGGCAGCGTCCACGCCGAGTGCCAGCGCGTCATCGACCACGACGTCACCGTCCGCGGCCCGATTCACGGCCGCCGCGAGCGCCCGGACGGCACGCTCGTCGAGTGGGACCAGGCGTTCCTCGGCGGCAACGACAGCCTCCTCCCGTTCGTCGTCAGCGACCGCACGCCCCGCGAGTACCGCGTCCCCGACAGCGACCTCTACGGGTCGCCGGTCTCGGGGATTTCGTGGGTCGTCC encodes the following:
- a CDS encoding NAD(P)/FAD-dependent oxidoreductase; protein product: MTSSDTSDAAAEWDVAVVGGGPAGCSAGVFAAREGLDTVVFDCGRSSLQQCAHLENYLGFPAGIDVETFYALAHDHAEEAGCELVPEFVESVAHADDGGFILEPQSGEPVRATRVVAATRYDADYLQPLDADGEMYETHEHGGEEQEYFDRTYADDDGRTPIDGLYVASPVEEWSTQAIAAAGFGALVGRHVVGDARREQGYPEGLAERVDWLRQERARDEEWADPDRWREYFDEHVPEDHDLADDELIELREAEVDDRLGRYVDDEEIDRRRQEAHDRILEHLDDDRIRAYLDRADDDAP
- a CDS encoding HVO_2922 family protein, coding for MPDATFEIYEDDIGQYRWRLVHTNGNIIADSGEGYASKQKARQGLNSVKENAPDADIEEVDE
- a CDS encoding isopentenyl phosphate kinase, producing the protein MTVVVKLGGSVVTEKDQPETVAIDRLADLAGALGDAAVDDLVVVHGGGSFGHPHAAEHGISSTEGSKDATAARDVASAMEELNRAVVSALADAGVPAVPVHPFSVGYRTADGNLQFPTGQLAAMLDEGFVPVLHGDVLTQVGEGATIVSGDELVTHVAGELDADRVGLCSAVPGVLDESGDVVREITDYEDVAAALGGSDTTDVTGGMAAKVRALLALGAPAFVFGPDALSAFLAGEDAGTRIEG
- the idsA3 gene encoding geranylfarnesyl diphosphate synthase is translated as MSKNAREQAVLGAVRERREKVNAAIDEDLPAQRPERLYEAARYLLEAGGKRLRPAVLLLTAEALADVEPGSTDYREFPDLTGSEVDVMSAAVSIEVIQSFTLIHDDIMDDDDLRRGVPAVHREYDTETAILAGDTLYSKAFEIMLQTDAPPERGMGAMQTLAETCTHICEGQALDVDFETRTDVLPDEYMEMVELKTAVLYAAAASIPAVLLGADDDTVEALYDYGVKAGQAFQIHDDVLDLTVPSEQLGKQRGSDLVEGKKTVVTLHASEHGVDVDDLLDADDPENVTDADIEDAVEQLREVGSIEYARECADDLVAEAKAHLDVLPDNEAHHRLEQVADYLVERGY
- a CDS encoding VOC family protein, with amino-acid sequence MRPVIDHVPFAASDLDALVERFEAAGFDPTYGGAHPDAGTEMAALVLPDGSYLELVAPTRDQPDRWPAYFDAADPVAGPCDWCVETGSVHAECQRVIDHDVTVRGPIHGRRERPDGTLVEWDQAFLGGNDSLLPFVVSDRTPREYRVPDSDLYGSPVSGISWVVLATDDIASAIERFQRLYRLPEPDHDYDDTYGDLARFPGQDIVLCEPTSGRVRERLDRLGPGPVSVLLSADIDDARHRHPLDGGREWFGRRVRFVDGLDGYLGVVSI
- a CDS encoding ribonuclease J; translated protein: MEIEIATIGGYEEVGRQMTAVRAGDDIVIFDMGLNLSQVLIHDNVETEKMHSLDLIDMGAIPDDRVMSDLEGDVQAIVPTHGHLDHIGAISKLAHRYDAPIVASPFTLELVKGQIEGEQKFGVDNELVEMESGETMQIGEECELEFVHVTHSIIDAINPVLHTPEGSVVYGLDKRIDHDPVLEDPIDMDRFREIGREGEGVLCYIEDCTNAGRKGRTPSESVARRHLKDAIQSMEDYDGGIVATTFSSHVSRVSSLVEFAKDIGREPILLGRSMEQYSGTAERMGRVNFPDDLGMFGHRKSVDRAFKRVMNEGKENFLPIVTGHQGEPRAMLTRMGRGETPYDIENGDKVIFSARVIPEPTNEGQRYQSEQLLRMQGARIYDDIHVSGHLREEGHYEMMQALQPQHIIPAHQNMKGFAPYVSLAESQGYKVGRDLHVTSNGNTIQLVE
- the mvk gene encoding mevalonate kinase, with translation MTTTSSAPGKVYLFGEHAVVYGEPAVPCAIERRARVTVTARDDDRVRVSADDLSLDGFTVEYGSGSDEQPDVDVPTPLIEAAMGYVEESLEQARDAAGQPVAGFDVEIESEIPLGAGLGSSAAVVVAGIDAATRELGVELAPEEVAERAYRVEHEVQDGQASRADTFCSAMGGAVRVEGDDCRAIDAPDLPFVVGYDGASHDTGELVAGVRDLRDEYDFAADTVGAIGDLVREGEQALADGDLDTLGRLMDFNHGLLSALGVSARSLDNLVWAARDGGALGAKLTGAGGGGCIVALDREDGVETALSLAPECEQSFQADLATEGVRVE